The window CGTattgatagatccaactatgagatatggcttgtagatcttatagatctaaactttgagtccaggttcactagatctctctccgtcaggaacaaattacacctggagatatcaactccgttgtgagtcaatcctttgacccaaacaacagggagatatagagctgaagggaagaacagcaggcaggagacgaagtgatgttaaatagacagacaaatgatttattgaataatctcagttgtgtgttgatgctcaaacttcgtctgactagaaacagattcaatatgtgtttttaacattcaagattacagtatcaaaacattgtctcatgacattattatgaaccttgagatggagaccaacagatactcatatcagcataagacacaatacaactcccaggttaaacaacaggaaagtaaggatcaaataatatgaatagaagtgaataataaaataaatgaatgaatacatatgatgaatattgtaataaatgtgataaatgaaatggaataataaaatgatataaacaagaaacaagtgtatgtttctatccagatctattaGTATGCACGTCACGCACAATTGAACTTTGGCATATGTATTACACGATATTGCAAGAGTGTGTTGTTTGTACGCAATTGATGAGAATGGGTCTGTATGGTTGCATGTCTGTATGGTAGCAAATCATTGCACGGCCTGTTTCGTTGTGTTGTTGACTCATTGCTTAAAAATAGCATCAACCCACATTTTAgggaaaaaaaagtttatttatttatttagggaaactatgtcttcatttacacatttaacttGCTACTCTCTTCAGCAGTCAATGGTTTAAACAGTTTCTTTTATTTGACTTTAACAAAATGGGACATAAACATATATGTACTTTAAGCAGGTGTAAACGTTTACTATGtttcaataaaaagtaatataacagtataaaaatagaaatgcaGACCACAGCTGTACTTATGTCATGTGTCATTTTCGTGGTCATGTGTCGTGGCTTGAGTAGAGGCCGGTGGGGTTGAACGTGTCTTTGGGATGTGGCAGATCTCGTAGGAGGCTGCTGAATGGATATCCAGTTGGCGGCCGCAGGGACATCGCGGGGAGAAATCCAGAAGTTATGTATGGCGGAATAAAGTTTGGCGTTGAGTAGGTAAGTCGCAGTGGACCAAACGCGAACCGTTGGTTGAACCCCATCAAACCTTCGCTCCTGAAGCAGTTTGTGGATGAGGACTGGAGGGGGGAGAAAGCAGATTTGGAGCTGAAGTGTCTCAGTGGAGCATCTGTGAAGCTGTTTGATTGGGAGACGGGCACATTCTCACAGGACGGCACGGCAGCTCCAGTGGGGCTGTGACCCTGCTGATAACCCAGCACCAGATCGATGGCCTTCAGAACGTCCTCTGAACTGCTTTTAAGAGCCGCCTCCAGAACGGACGCTTTCAGGTGAGGGAAGATCTTCTGTAAAACTGTAGCGGGGGTTCTCCTGCTAAGGTCTGATGGGTGGTCTTTGAGTTTCTTGAGCTCGATGTCTGACTCTAGATCGGACTTTAGCGACTTCACATGGACTGAGAGATGATCCGGGCCTGGAGACACACTGTCATTCACGGGGTCACTTGAGGGGATGATTGTAGACGCGCAAGGTAGAAATAAAGCCTGATTCATGAACCCATCAGTCACACTGCTCTTACTCTGGGGGTTTTCTGCAAAGGTACAAATAATGTCAGAACACGTAAGAGTCCATCTTAAAACATGGAATGATTTCACAGAGGACAAAAAGACTAAATTTGAagtttgtgaaataaatgtcaaCCCCAAACTGGGAACACATTTCCTCACCCGGGTGAAGCATGCAATCACATTTACAAAACCAATATTTACTAACAGCTTTACTAAAAGTTGGTTATTACTCTGAAGTAtgtctaaacacacacacacacacacacacacacagcagtagAGAATGCACGTACCGTCTTTGAAAGTGTCAAACGGGGGTGAAGTGGACGGGTTTGTGCCGATCCCGGTCGCTCTCGCTGTGGGGTAAACCATCTGCAGCTCCTCCTGCGCCTGTTGCCTCCGCAGCGCCACCTGCGCCGCCATGACACGCTGCCGCTCCGCGATTAATGCGCACTTGACACACTCGCAGTCCCGCCAGCGGCAGAAGCGTTTGTGTCCCTTAAGAGCCGAAACCACCCCGTGATTCCTGCAGCGGGCGCATTTCGGGCTGCGCGGGTAACTCCTGTCCTCCGGGCGGAGGAAAAGCGCCGGATGCGGCGGAAAAAGAGCGAAGCGACCGCTGATCGACTCCatgagtaagagagagagagctacaAATGCCAAAGGAGTGAAGGAGCTGAAGATTAAATCCTGCAGGTGAAAAGAAACAGGACACCTGACACAcccctcaaacacacacacacacccttcaTCCCACATCACATTCATCTCAGTTCTGTTCTACATCAACACCTGAAATCTTCTCAACATCTGTGGACTGATGTGTGTTTCACACTGATCAATACTTTTATCATGTTTCATTCAAATATAGCCTACTAACAATGTTGTTCTCAGATCACAACACTTTCTTGGTGTTTTCAGATGAAGTAGTTTGCAGAACATC of the Triplophysa dalaica isolate WHDGS20190420 chromosome 1, ASM1584641v1, whole genome shotgun sequence genome contains:
- the LOC130425547 gene encoding doublesex- and mab-3-related transcription factor A2-like encodes the protein MESISGRFALFPPHPALFLRPEDRSYPRSPKCARCRNHGVVSALKGHKRFCRWRDCECVKCALIAERQRVMAAQVALRRQQAQEELQMVYPTARATGIGTNPSTSPPFDTFKDENPQSKSSVTDGFMNQALFLPCASTIIPSSDPVNDSVSPGPDHLSVHVKSLKSDLESDIELKKLKDHPSDLSRRTPATVLQKIFPHLKASVLEAALKSSSEDVLKAIDLVLGYQQGHSPTGAAVPSCENVPVSQSNSFTDAPLRHFSSKSAFSPLQSSSTNCFRSEGLMGFNQRFAFGPLRLTYSTPNFIPPYITSGFLPAMSLRPPTGYPFSSLLRDLPHPKDTFNPTGLYSSHDT